In the genome of Thermosphaera aggregans DSM 11486, one region contains:
- the nucS gene encoding endonuclease NucS produces MATYRILENPDLESALKTIKEGLMRNHLLIIIGECYIDYEGRSASKLGLGERIVIIKQDGAVLVHRPKGYSPVNWQPSTTTIEVWLRSGEGLSLLAVRNRPREYLRILFTKIFTIIEGVFHDSAEFVMYLSESEIRDIIFENPDLLEPGFKPLEKEKRIGQGAVDIYGLDSNNNHVLVEIKRVMGDREAVLQLYNYVENYKNGVENNVRGILLAPSFTPGALELLAKLKLEFKEIDLRKLRLLSQSSKKKPNSTLFEYMNEKGRD; encoded by the coding sequence ATGGCAACCTATAGGATTCTAGAGAATCCTGATCTAGAATCGGCTTTGAAGACGATTAAAGAGGGTTTAATGAGAAATCATCTATTAATCATTATTGGCGAGTGTTATATTGACTATGAAGGAAGAAGCGCCTCTAAACTAGGATTGGGAGAGAGAATAGTTATCATAAAACAAGATGGAGCCGTACTCGTACACAGACCCAAGGGGTATTCTCCTGTTAACTGGCAACCCTCCACAACAACCATTGAAGTATGGCTAAGGAGTGGGGAAGGGCTATCCCTATTGGCGGTTAGAAACCGTCCCCGCGAATATCTCAGGATACTTTTCACTAAGATTTTTACCATCATTGAAGGCGTTTTCCACGATAGTGCAGAGTTCGTGATGTATCTAAGCGAGTCCGAGATAAGGGATATCATATTTGAAAATCCAGACTTGTTGGAACCGGGGTTTAAACCGTTGGAGAAAGAGAAACGGATAGGGCAGGGCGCTGTAGATATTTACGGATTGGATTCAAATAACAACCATGTCCTAGTAGAGATTAAAAGAGTGATGGGGGATCGTGAGGCAGTTCTTCAACTATACAACTATGTGGAGAATTATAAGAACGGGGTGGAAAACAATGTCAGGGGGATTTTGCTTGCACCGTCATTCACGCCTGGAGCGTTGGAGCTTCTCGCGAAGCTAAAGCTAGAATTTAAGGAAATAGACTTAAGGAAGCTGAGACTATTAAGCCAGTCAAGCAAGAAAAAACCGAACTCAACTCTTTTCGAATACATGAATGAGAAGGGGAGGGATTAG
- a CDS encoding class I SAM-dependent methyltransferase gives MEPGVVIKYDATCDSYDELYGEEQFLKYDFIFNKSGVTLGRDIADVGCGTGLLYEFLKNTFKQSLLRYLCIDPSEGMIRKAVSKNPGDPHIIFLVSYAESLPITDGSVDDAVMVTVWDNLEDPMEAVNELRRVVRNSVVVTKHSKTASPAPKAFDHRFEYIGVMIDEVYVLRKRYL, from the coding sequence TTGGAACCCGGCGTGGTCATCAAGTACGATGCAACGTGCGATTCTTACGATGAATTATATGGTGAGGAACAATTCTTGAAATACGACTTCATCTTCAATAAATCAGGTGTAACGCTTGGCCGTGATATAGCAGACGTAGGATGCGGTACTGGGCTTCTCTACGAGTTCTTGAAGAACACGTTTAAGCAATCACTTCTGAGATACTTGTGCATTGATCCAAGTGAAGGAATGATTCGTAAGGCTGTTTCAAAAAACCCGGGGGATCCCCATATAATTTTCCTCGTATCATACGCTGAAAGCCTTCCCATTACGGATGGATCAGTAGATGATGCAGTCATGGTAACGGTCTGGGATAATCTTGAAGACCCCATGGAAGCTGTTAACGAGCTGAGAAGAGTTGTGAGAAACAGTGTTGTAGTCACTAAGCATTCTAAAACGGCTTCCCCAGCGCCGAAAGCGTTTGACCATCGCTTCGAGTACATCGGCGTGATGATAGATGAGGTTTACGTTCTCCGAAAAAGATATCTTTAA
- a CDS encoding CBS domain-containing protein: MNHSSRKPVSRRIDHYRWLRSDGTPNFSDHIYKAPSELQLVLKREVRVISPSATIMKAVEEMSRSFRSLVVTAGNRPLGILHASNIVDYLGGGSLFNIVEKRYRLNLYSALEREVVETIMTRRIVQVPDTSKIIDVLQAMAVTGSGVVLVVNKEGGLEGIVTEHDMVVYLSGVVSTGLIVKDVMSTPVAVINRKSSLKKAMEEMITQGFRRLPVVDGEVVVGMLTAVDVVRYFGSHEAFKRAITGNILEALSIPAEEIMSENLVTVREDEDLAKAVYEMLSRNVSSVLVTDEEGILKGIVTERDVLYALSTSTKRS, from the coding sequence ATGAACCACTCTTCGCGAAAACCCGTTTCTCGCAGAATTGATCATTATAGGTGGTTGAGAAGCGACGGCACGCCAAATTTTAGTGATCATATTTACAAAGCCCCTTCAGAGCTTCAACTCGTGTTGAAGCGAGAAGTAAGAGTGATAAGTCCATCGGCAACCATTATGAAAGCCGTTGAAGAAATGTCTCGTAGCTTCCGGTCTCTTGTTGTGACGGCCGGGAATCGTCCACTAGGTATTCTGCACGCTTCAAACATAGTGGATTACTTGGGAGGAGGCTCTTTATTCAACATAGTAGAGAAGAGGTACAGACTTAACCTTTACAGCGCTCTGGAGAGAGAGGTTGTGGAGACCATAATGACTCGTAGAATAGTTCAAGTCCCGGATACTTCCAAGATAATCGATGTCCTCCAAGCAATGGCTGTAACAGGGTCAGGCGTGGTTCTTGTCGTAAACAAGGAGGGAGGTCTCGAAGGAATCGTCACGGAACATGACATGGTGGTCTATCTATCAGGCGTGGTTTCCACGGGGCTTATTGTAAAAGATGTCATGTCTACTCCGGTTGCCGTGATTAATCGTAAATCTAGTTTGAAAAAAGCAATGGAGGAAATGATTACACAGGGATTTAGGAGATTGCCGGTAGTCGATGGAGAGGTTGTTGTTGGAATGCTGACAGCTGTTGACGTAGTGAGATATTTCGGGTCCCATGAAGCCTTTAAGAGGGCAATAACCGGCAATATTCTCGAAGCATTATCTATACCTGCGGAGGAAATCATGAGCGAGAACTTGGTGACTGTGAGAGAGGATGAGGATCTCGCAAAAGCGGTTTACGAAATGTTATCTAGAAATGTGAGCTCGGTGCTGGTCACTGATGAAGAAGGGATTTTGAAAGGAATAGTGACGGAGAGAGATGTTTTATACGCCCTATCAACATCTACTAAGAGGTCGTGA
- a CDS encoding RNA methyltransferase — translation MPTKPVIVIEHLEPEISPWLLLEYRHCSKIYGKDFLFIANLPTKYHKLLGKYANVFEKSVKDLISENMLEKEATIILDPKSSVKLDFNTLSSAKYVIVGGILGEHPPKGRTYELITKELKGVKSFNIGDGQFSIDGTVYYINYLLNNKTDEGLSFIDGVTIEYFEPVYFSVNLPFRYPLENGEPVIAPGLKYYLQYRRLPEEVWREINDP, via the coding sequence ATGCCCACCAAACCGGTAATAGTGATTGAACACTTGGAGCCCGAAATCAGTCCGTGGTTATTACTGGAGTATAGGCATTGCTCTAAGATCTATGGGAAAGATTTTCTATTCATCGCAAACCTTCCAACTAAATACCACAAATTACTAGGAAAGTACGCTAACGTATTTGAGAAGAGCGTTAAGGACTTGATTTCGGAGAACATGTTGGAGAAGGAAGCAACCATTATTCTCGACCCTAAAAGCTCGGTTAAACTCGATTTTAACACTTTAAGCAGTGCTAAATACGTTATAGTTGGGGGGATATTAGGGGAACATCCACCTAAAGGTCGAACCTACGAATTAATAACCAAGGAGTTGAAAGGTGTGAAATCGTTTAACATTGGTGATGGACAGTTTAGTATTGATGGAACCGTCTACTATATTAACTATTTATTGAACAATAAAACCGATGAAGGCTTATCGTTTATAGACGGCGTCACTATTGAATACTTTGAACCAGTTTATTTTAGCGTTAACCTTCCATTCAGATATCCCCTTGAAAATGGCGAACCGGTTATCGCTCCGGGATTGAAGTACTATTTACAGTATAGGAGGCTCCCCGAGGAAGTGTGGAGAGAAATCAATGATCCTTAA
- a CDS encoding LSM domain-containing protein has translation MAARLTRPQSPFKILKSSEGQIVLVKIKGGYEYVGNLDLIDNTMNVVMSNCTEYSKDGKPVARYGKLIIRGSHIQYISVNYGQVAPEKISL, from the coding sequence ATGGCTGCCAGGCTAACTAGACCGCAAAGCCCATTTAAAATATTAAAGAGCTCTGAAGGACAAATTGTCCTGGTCAAGATAAAGGGTGGCTACGAGTATGTTGGAAACCTGGACCTAATAGACAACACTATGAATGTGGTTATGAGCAACTGCACTGAATACTCGAAGGATGGGAAACCGGTTGCTAGGTACGGTAAGCTGATAATACGTGGAAGTCATATTCAATACATAAGCGTTAACTACGGGCAGGTCGCGCCTGAGAAAATCTCCTTGTAA
- a CDS encoding CBS domain-containing protein, which yields MTIKDFISLEIPVFDKNDSLAEFVRQLEKTGFDKALVTGYTTNGSKRLCGVVTSRDILAKIVSERLRRSSLGRLRISGFMTENPYKASLNTDIVSLVKTMSSRGYGIIPIEDETLHGAVIRKPLLKLLFNDPTPVRSVMDNHPLKARTSDSLLDVRQKILGTDKSFVIIVNESGEPQGYLTVKEVAYAFATFIKNIPERFRKERINQLIAQDYMIKNWLEIKVDSSIGEAAKSIYESNTKGAVVIGGRGLEGVVTESELINYLAISLLSGRQIG from the coding sequence ATGACGATCAAGGATTTCATCTCTCTTGAAATACCTGTTTTCGATAAGAATGATTCGCTCGCGGAATTTGTGAGGCAATTAGAGAAGACCGGTTTCGATAAAGCATTGGTAACGGGGTACACGACTAATGGTAGCAAGAGGTTATGTGGCGTAGTGACTTCGAGAGACATCCTGGCGAAGATTGTCTCGGAGAGATTGAGGAGATCATCTCTCGGAAGGCTAAGGATTTCAGGATTCATGACGGAAAACCCGTATAAAGCCTCTTTAAACACGGATATCGTCTCGCTTGTTAAAACCATGAGTTCCAGAGGATATGGCATTATACCAATAGAGGATGAGACGCTACATGGAGCTGTTATTAGAAAACCCCTTCTAAAGCTATTGTTCAACGATCCTACGCCGGTTAGGAGTGTTATGGATAATCATCCACTGAAGGCCCGCACCTCTGACTCACTCCTAGATGTTAGGCAGAAAATTCTAGGTACCGATAAAAGCTTCGTTATCATAGTTAACGAGTCTGGAGAGCCCCAAGGGTATTTAACGGTTAAGGAGGTTGCTTACGCTTTCGCAACTTTCATAAAGAATATACCGGAGAGATTTAGAAAGGAGAGGATCAACCAGTTAATCGCCCAGGACTACATGATTAAGAATTGGTTAGAAATCAAAGTGGACTCCTCCATTGGTGAAGCGGCTAAATCAATATACGAATCAAACACTAAGGGAGCAGTAGTAATAGGGGGTAGAGGCTTGGAAGGCGTGGTTACCGAGTCGGAGTTAATAAACTATCTTGCAATAAGCTTACTCTCGGGAAGGCAAATTGGATAA
- a CDS encoding Mut7-C RNAse domain-containing protein encodes MDNNDVKFIVDNMLGSLSRWLRILGYDTVYHKDFEDWKILQIAEEENRYIVTRDRGLHRRALNKGLKSIYLWMDELEERLSFIALNTGIKLSVDFNNTRCPEDNTPLRKVSRQNVKDRVPEKVYKLHEDFWECPRCGKVYWIGRHWRMIEKVLETARKKLEENRVNIKKGIIDATGSP; translated from the coding sequence TTGGATAACAATGACGTTAAATTCATAGTAGACAACATGCTCGGGTCTCTCTCCCGGTGGCTTAGAATACTAGGTTACGACACTGTGTATCACAAGGATTTTGAGGACTGGAAGATCCTTCAAATAGCAGAGGAGGAGAATAGATATATTGTGACAAGAGATAGAGGGCTTCACCGCCGTGCCTTAAACAAGGGCTTGAAAAGTATATACCTCTGGATGGATGAGCTCGAGGAGCGTTTATCGTTTATAGCCCTAAACACAGGCATTAAGTTGAGTGTTGATTTTAACAATACCAGATGTCCCGAGGACAATACCCCTTTGAGAAAAGTTAGCAGACAAAATGTTAAAGATAGGGTTCCCGAGAAGGTTTACAAACTTCACGAGGACTTCTGGGAATGCCCCCGATGCGGAAAAGTATACTGGATCGGGCGTCACTGGAGAATGATCGAGAAGGTTCTTGAAACAGCGAGAAAGAAATTAGAAGAGAACCGGGTGAATATTAAAAAGGGGATAATCGATGCTACCGGTTCACCCTAG